The following coding sequences lie in one Cupriavidus sp. WKF15 genomic window:
- a CDS encoding transcriptional regulator encodes MGKWLGHQYVARIMAAARAEALGVRLTDNDWEQYYWRHLYAPWGTEFRLSLFPLSSHFNGRTTWSKAFRGQPELVPQSRYEELCRHGERFRFLAKTRARWRPKVVVCLSHRYTDEYIEAFSLGALTSEEHSIQPADQVRRLRVFAKEGTTWIICPAVGGSAGLTSQVQLDAFGRFIGTYLTAGDFKHSFDLDAVDDALGAGRTPWGEPCQRNKLPADAARCRTEECSQSAFP; translated from the coding sequence ATGGGCAAGTGGCTCGGCCATCAGTACGTTGCCCGCATCATGGCCGCCGCGCGAGCTGAAGCGCTAGGCGTTCGGCTCACGGACAACGACTGGGAACAGTACTACTGGCGCCATCTCTACGCGCCATGGGGAACCGAGTTCAGGCTGAGCCTGTTTCCCCTGTCTTCCCATTTCAATGGGCGAACGACCTGGTCGAAGGCGTTTCGAGGCCAGCCCGAACTCGTCCCGCAGTCGCGCTACGAGGAATTGTGCCGGCACGGCGAGCGCTTCCGCTTTCTTGCAAAGACGCGCGCCCGGTGGCGCCCAAAGGTAGTTGTTTGTCTGAGCCATCGGTACACGGACGAGTACATCGAAGCTTTTTCGCTTGGTGCGCTTACCAGCGAAGAGCACTCAATTCAGCCGGCTGATCAAGTGAGGCGCTTGCGGGTCTTCGCCAAAGAAGGAACGACATGGATCATCTGCCCAGCCGTTGGCGGCAGCGCAGGGCTGACCTCACAGGTGCAGCTCGATGCGTTTGGCAGGTTTATTGGTACGTACCTGACTGCGGGCGACTTCAAACACAGCTTCGATCTGGACGCAGTCGACGACGCACTAGGGGCGGGGCGGACACCGTGGGGCGAACCGTGCCAGAGGAACAAGTTGCCTGCCGACGCGGCTCGTTGTCGCACGGAGGAGTGTTCTCAATCGGCGTTTCCTTGA
- a CDS encoding transcriptional regulator yields the protein MKKAERSEAFTREQLNSYFASYVGMEGGNPRAGVWFCDSSPHPRGEALVAPLVPLRQPGAWDAAYRHQNRDHMARWQSHQKIARIMSAARAQILNEAIGDQDWKHYFDRHLYAPRGAEFKLSLFPLPARLINQTPWSKAFRGQPELLPKQRYLDLCRDGPRFAFIDEIRQLWKPKVVVCLGERHTEDFVQAFGLRNVRGVDHVLQPADQPKTLRVLTHDSTTWIICPALAGAAGLTSDVLLDAMGQYIAGWLGADDFAALGTTTDEQATAFPRQVGVTQI from the coding sequence ATGAAAAAGGCAGAACGTTCTGAAGCATTTACGCGTGAGCAGCTGAATTCTTATTTCGCCTCGTACGTAGGGATGGAAGGGGGGAATCCGCGCGCAGGAGTTTGGTTTTGTGACAGCTCACCGCATCCGAGAGGTGAGGCGCTGGTGGCGCCGCTTGTCCCGCTCCGGCAGCCCGGCGCATGGGACGCTGCGTACCGTCACCAGAACCGCGATCACATGGCCCGCTGGCAGTCCCACCAGAAGATCGCACGGATCATGTCAGCAGCGCGCGCGCAGATACTCAACGAAGCCATAGGCGATCAGGACTGGAAGCATTATTTCGACCGTCATTTGTATGCGCCGCGCGGCGCTGAGTTCAAGCTTAGCCTGTTTCCTCTGCCAGCACGCCTGATCAATCAGACACCATGGTCCAAGGCGTTTCGCGGACAGCCGGAGCTCTTGCCCAAGCAGCGTTACCTCGATCTTTGTCGGGACGGTCCGCGATTCGCCTTCATCGATGAGATCCGCCAACTCTGGAAGCCAAAGGTGGTGGTGTGCCTGGGCGAACGGCACACCGAGGATTTTGTGCAGGCCTTCGGCCTCAGGAATGTGCGCGGCGTGGACCACGTCTTGCAACCCGCAGACCAGCCCAAGACCCTGCGCGTGCTGACGCACGACAGCACCACGTGGATCATCTGCCCGGCCCTCGCCGGCGCAGCGGGACTGACGTCCGATGTGTTGCTCGACGCCATGGGGCAATACATTGCCGGCTGGTTAGGAGCGGACGATTTTGCTGCACTCGGCACGACGACAGATGAGCAAGCAACTGCTTTCCCCCGCCAAGTAGGGGTGACACAGATTTAG